One genomic segment of Ricinus communis isolate WT05 ecotype wild-type chromosome 5, ASM1957865v1, whole genome shotgun sequence includes these proteins:
- the LOC8287418 gene encoding homeobox protein BEL1 homolog — MAREVCEDKSRNMASSSAAAGFCYSDVSSASNPTIQTHLGNQIQGFESNQEIFNLTTGMEMIGFSRNLQQQQQQQSHDSNTTAAAMWKGFLNKAGNNNNSCAGPSSSKTINESTSDFYQHEFNKQEFTTGISETSSENLIVGPTDSSSPGWQVHRLLVDDSNLRCVFPCEGNERPSQGLSLSLSSANPSSIGLQSFELRHTSNHHDHNQQQEQEMRFLNSSSRDGFFGKSPANTQHQQQMMQDGFMTKAATLHHQGQFQLRNSKYLGPAQELLNEFCSLGTKQSDQLRQKSSKPKQWENENGSSSSSASRKQSLCSLEFMELQKRKTKLLSMLEEVERRYRHYCDQMKAVVSSFEAVAGAGAAMVYSALASKAMSRHFRCLRDGIVAQIHATKKAMGEKDPVAPGTTKGETPRLRILDQTLRQQRAIQQMTMMESHPWRPQRGLPERSVSVLRAWLFEHFLHPYPSDVDKHILARQTGLSRSQVSNWFINARVRLWKPMVEEMYLEETKEQDNNMASPDGITDLEDNNGRPSQNLSSTDQKPTPDQLIRVDSECLSSIISNPDKNDISKTTKTFQNHHHLHTQQQQQQHNFGAFGAVELDISSYNHHAAGGVSYANDHGGNHQNFNGGGVSLTLGLQQHGGSGGVSLAFSPASQSSLFYSRDHIDDCQPVQYSLLDGEGQNLPYRNLMGAQLLHDLAG; from the exons ATGGCTAGAGAAGTGTGTGAAGATAAATCAAGAAACATGGCATCATCCTCTGCAGCAGCTGGATTTTGTTACTCGGATGTTTCATCTGCTAGTAACCCAACGATCCAAACCCATCTTGGAAATCAGATCCAAGGCTTTGAATCGAATCAAGAGATCTTTAACTTGACTACAGGGATGGAGATGATAGGGTTTTCGAGAAATCTAcagcaacagcagcagcaacaaaGTCATGACAGTAACACAACTGCTGCTGCTATGTGGAAAGGTTTTCTTAACAAGGCAGGAAACAACAACAATTCCTGTGCTGGTCCTTCTTCTTCCAAGACGATCAATGAATCAACAAGTGATTTTTATCAACATGAGTTCAATAAACAGGAATTCACAACTGGGATTTCTGAAACAAGTAGTGAAAATCTAATAGTTGGACCAACTGATTCATCATCCCCTGGTTGGCAAGTACATAGATTGCTTGTTGATGACTCTAATTTGCGATGCGTGTTTCCTTGTGAAGGAAACGAAAGACCAAGTCAAGGCCTTTCactctctctttcttcagcTAATCCTTCTAGTATTGGACTACAGTCTTTTGAACTGAGACACACAAGTAATCATCATGATCATAATCAacaacaagaacaagaaatgaGGTTTTTGAATTCAAGTTCTAGAGATGGGTTCTTTGGAAAATCTCCTGCTAATACTCAACATCAACAACAGATGATGCAAGACGGGTTCATGACAAAAGCTGCAACTTTGCATCATCAAGGGCAGTTCCAACTTAGGAACTCAAAGTACTTGGGTCCTGCACAAGAACTTTTGAATGAGTTCTGTAGTCTTGGAACAAAGCAAAGTGATCAACTAAGGCAAAAGTCCAGTAAGCCAAAACAGTGGGAAAATGAGAATGgaagtagtagtagtagtgcttcaagaaaacaatctcTTTGCTCACTTGAATTCATGGAATTAcagaagagaaaaacaaagCTACTTTCTATGCTTGAAGAG GTGGAGAGAAGATACAGGCACTACTGTGATCAAATGAAAGCTGTAGTCTCGTCCTTTGAAGCTGTGGCTGGTGCTGGTGCTGCTATGGTTTATTCAGCTTTAGCATCAAAGGCTATGTCAAGACATTTCAGGTGTTTAAGAGATGGAATTGTAGCTCAAATTCACGCTACCAAGAAAGCTATGGGAGAGAAAGATCCGGTTGCACCGGGCACTACAAAAGGTGAAACTCCAAGGTTAAGGATTCTTGATCAAACTCTTAGGCAACAAAGAGCTATTCAACAAATGACCATGATGGAAAGTCACCCATGGAGACCTCAAAGAGGCTTACCAGAAAGATCTGTTTCTGTCCTTCGAGCTTGGCTCTTTGAGCATTTTCTACACCC GTACCCGAGCGATGTTGATAAACATATCTTAGCCCGCCAAACAGGTCTCTCAAGAAGCCAG GTATCCAATTGGTTCATTAATGCAAGAGTTAGGCTTTGGAAACCTATGGTGGAGGAAATGTATTTGGAAGAAACAAAGGAGCAAGACAATAACATGGCTTCTCCAGATGGCATAACTGATCTTGAAGACAATAATGGCCGGCCGAGTCAGAATCTTTCCTCGACAGATCAAAAACCAACACCAGATCAACTTATTCGTGTCGATTCTGAATGCCTTTCTTCCATTATCTCTAACCCTGATAAAAATGACATTTCGAAAACCACTAAAACATTTCAAAACCATCATCATTTGCATAcccaacagcagcagcagcagcataACTTTGGAGCTTTTGGTGCAGTGGAATTAGATATATCATCGTATAATCACCATGCGGCGGGTGGCGTTTCTTATGCTAATGATCATGGTGGCAATCATCAGAACTTCAATGGCGGTGGTGTGTCATTGACATTAGGGTTACAGCAGCATGGAGGAAGTGGTGGTGTAAGCTTAGCATTCTCTCCTGCCTCTCAAAGCTCTCTTTTCTACTCTAGAGACCATATTGACGATTGCCAACCAGTTCAGTATTCGCTTCTTGATGGAGAAGGACAGAATTTGCCTTACAGGAATCTGATGGGAGCTCAGTTGCTGCATGACTTGGCTGGATGA